In the genome of Rhodoferax fermentans, one region contains:
- a CDS encoding DUF6378 domain-containing protein — protein MNCAVTQAKEQPEWIKDKTAPPCEPTAPALLIKAASIMQARAATYDKPEGERSMAATVTAFNAVTGHTLTESHGWLLMILLKAVRDNQRAEPHVDSVEDLVAYASLYGEARLK, from the coding sequence ATGAACTGCGCTGTTACGCAAGCCAAAGAACAACCCGAATGGATCAAAGACAAAACTGCACCGCCTTGCGAACCGACAGCGCCAGCCTTGCTCATCAAAGCCGCCAGCATTATGCAAGCACGCGCGGCGACCTACGACAAACCAGAAGGTGAACGCTCGATGGCGGCTACAGTGACGGCGTTCAACGCTGTCACCGGGCACACCCTCACCGAATCGCATGGGTGGCTGCTCATGATTTTACTCAAAGCCGTGCGCGACAATCAGCGGGCCGAACCACACGTCGACTCTGTTGAAGACCTCGTCGCCTACGCCAGCCTTTATGGCGAAGCCCGCCTTAAATGA